The following are from one region of the Buteo buteo unplaced genomic scaffold, bButBut1.hap1.1 HAP1_SCAFFOLD_98, whole genome shotgun sequence genome:
- the THTPA gene encoding thiamine-triphosphatase, producing the protein MGLPHIPPFRDCYFDGPAAPLGRADVWLRHRQGQGWQLKLPHGDPRPPHGDPRQPTATHGASETVRPDAEAARDPPETAGSGPRLPHSSSETPRSPPRAPHSTPKPHSRADLPHSDLSLPHSDLDQPHSTPKPHSSPDLPHNNLDLPHSNLNLPHSNLDLPHSSPDMPHSDLSLPHSDPNLPRSSPDLPHSDLNLPHSELSLPHGTSDLPHSNLNLPHSDLNLPHSDLSLPHSTPKPCSSPDLPHSDLDLPHSSPDLPHRHLNLPPSPPDPPRNPPKTPRAPPAPHGTPAPPSSPAPPSAVTAYREVWGDAGVLAELRRILGVPSAPWRGVGEALGPLGLRPTASFVTRRRSARLGGLRVELDEADFGYGLGEVEEVVLGGPREVAAARRRVEGVCRALGVEPQRRIPGKLSVFLARHRPRYYKLLREAGRLEGVEEDEEGGGNPPRDPQ; encoded by the exons ATGGGGCTGCCCCACATCCCCCCGTTCCGCGACTGCTATTTCGacggccccgcagcccccctgGGCCGAGCCGACGTCTGGTTGCGGCACCGCcaggggcagggctggcagctcaAGCTGCCCCACGGTGACCCACGCCCGCCCCACGGCGACCCACGGCAACCCACGGCGACCCACGGCGCCAGCGAAACCGTTCGTCCGGACGCTGAAGCCGCCCGGGATCCCCCCGAAACGGCCGGGAGCGGCCCCCGGCTGCCCCATAGCAGCTCGGAGacccccaggagcccccccaGAGCTCCCCAtagcacccccaaaccccatagCAGAGCTGATCTGCCCCATAGTGACCTCAGTCTGCCCCATAGCGACCTAGATCAGCCCCAtagcacccccaaaccccatagCAGCCCTGATCTGCCCCATAACAACCTTGACCTGCCCCATAGCAATCTAAATCTGCCCCATAGCAACCTTGATCTGCCCCATAGCAGCCCCGATATGCCCCATAGCGACCTCAGTCTGCCCCATAGTGACCCTAATCTGCCCCGTAGCAGCCCTGATCTGCCCCATAGCGACCTCAATCTGCCCCATAGCGAACTCAGTCTGCCCCATGGCACCTCTGATCTGCCCCATAGCAATCTCAATCTGCCCCATAGCGACCTCAATCTGCCCCATAGCGACCTCAGTCTGCCCCATAGCACCCCCAAACCCTGTAGCAGCCCTGATCTGCCCCATAGCGACCTTGACCTGCCCCATAGCAGCCCTGATCTGCCCCATCGCCACCTCAatctgccccccagcccccctgaTCCCCCCCgtaacccccccaaaaccccccgtgcccccccagctccccacggCACCCCCGCgccccccagctcccccgcGCCCCCCAGCGCCGTCACGGCGTACCGGGAGGTGTGGGGCGACGCGGGGGTCCTGGCGGAGCTGCGGCGTATTTTGGGGGTGCCGTCGGCGCCctggcggggggtgggggaagcgTTGGGCCCCCTGGGGCTGCGCCCCACGGCGTCCTTCGTCACCCGCCGGCGCAGCGCCCgcctgggggggctgcgggtggAGCTGGATGAGGCCGATTTCGGGTACGGGCtgggggaggtggaggaggtggTGCTGGGGGGACCCCGAGAGGTGGCGGCGGCCAGGAGGAGAGTGGAGGGGGTCTGCAGGGCCCTGG GGGTGGAGCCCCAGCGGCGGATTCCCGGGAAACTCAGCGTTTTCCTGGCCCGGCACCGTCCCCGTTACTACAAGCTGCTGCGAGAAGCCGGACGCCTGGAGGGAgtggaggaggacgaggagggggggggaaacccaCCGCGGGACCCCCAATAA